In a single window of the Neodiprion virginianus isolate iyNeoVirg1 chromosome 1, iyNeoVirg1.1, whole genome shotgun sequence genome:
- the LOC124305758 gene encoding uncharacterized protein LOC124305758, giving the protein MSQMLCEVINDEETFSKTPVKFAPCAGTKSKRTKHTPTFNKHGQFISQDNYERNVESISKKNDHNASVLSEEELEDSGFEEPKAQQRNANLQSEYKLVDDENDQHNVYVSCGWETEKSPTEMHSKTYELNNCKESRTKIQPETERTVTVNSSKLADENFIDETNSPPFYGKKVNYSSRKPQLQETDVIQSQKNLETNEDPPNPSQNYSGKCISTRQKNFDNTKNTTYQDNIKAVKLPDDILSKEINYVRCPQSKKEFGNNIATHPSNVGHNTQSYYLEHIQPNFEINRTSHHINEPTPSMVRYRDAFNQQSKRAPEFFDDIIGNDNVSPTRYNACVQEFGGVRPAVLPITPEEDKYEICPRFTIIIPNSDEEDQHLEIIGYEVRAINRQLSKYMLCPHSESEKKAMSTVECLCKTDTHAACRNVNIDSARHSNIIKLDINHGRSKHNHAKKRFRNSGTAFERQFEDDSEHQDMTKIGVQHKPSTSKGAQTDTSYENQIIQTIPDVQTGQSNRSKSVNNKDVSLMTTSLHYKDARLPTPYRNEPPIDQYSYAVNDDQVSGKPSCCAARPDIKNSSLPEESFNNTRILLNVIVKILEADSTQEVPINLQRTLNTMLDTFQQITTLPPAKVGYPEGNVNELEDAMHYDNTTDSTQYRFLPLNKHSKSQQVENKNSQESPAKIVKLDDSTENLRPQSPIERPVCLSGISEDETTMYLLPGEVNNAVNKDTSGNELNPAVVTQKNQSTNETDTRLTQINEPSNEKNTRNVLQSRLPDHSNVSNSISDPILDYTSEFGGNETIPSSSRNVSESLPASQLTKDFLDVVKYTIMMDQMLQPKENGNNECCKQPEKSTDSGHLRK; this is encoded by the exons ATGTCTCAAATGCTATGCGAAGTGATAAATGATGAGGAAACGTTCAGTAAAACTCCAGTCAAATTCGCTCCTTGTGCTGGGACAAAGAGCAAGCGCACCAAACACACTCCAACATTCAATAAGCATGGACAATTTATCTCACAAGATAACTATGAAAGAAATGTTGAAAGCATATCCAAAAAGAATGATCACAATGCCTCAGTTCTATCTGAAGAAGAGCTAGAAGACTCAG gCTTCGAAGAACCAAAAGCACAGCAACGAAATGCTAATTTGCAGAGTGAATACAAACTGGTCGACGATGAAAATGATCAGCATAACGTATATGTGTCCTGTGGTTGGGAAACAGAGAAAAGTCCGACCGAGATGCACAGTAAAACATATGAACTTAATAATTGTAAAGAGAGCAGGACCAAAATTCAACCTGAAACTGAAAGAACTGTTACAGTAAATTCATCAAAACTtgctgatgaaaatttcattgacGAGACAAATTCTCCACCATTTTACGGCAAGAAAGTTAATTATTCAAGTAGGAAACCTCAACTACAGGAAACCGATGTTATTCAATCTCAAAAAAACCTTGAAACAAATGAAGATCCTCCTAACCCGTCGCAAAACTACAGCGGAAAATGCATTTCTActcgacaaaaaaattttgataacacAAAAAATACGACCTATCAAGATAATATCAAAGCAGTAAAATTACCAGACGATATTTTAtcgaaagaaattaattatgtTCGTTGTCctcaaagtaaaaaagaatttgGAAACAATATTGCAACGCATCCAAGTAACGTTGGCCATAATACTCAAAGCTACTATTTGGAACACATCCAGcccaattttgaaataaatcgaaCTAGCCATCATATCAATGAACCTACACCAAGTATGGTTCGCTACCGTGACGCATTCAATCAGCAGTCAAAGAGAGcaccagaatttttcgatgACATAATTGGGAACGATAACGTGTCTCCTACCAGGTACAATGCATGCGTTCAGGAATTCGGCGGAGTTAGGCCTGCGGTATTACCAATCACACCTGAAGAAGATAAATACGAAATCTGCCCACGATTCACAATCATTATCCCAAATTCGGATGAGGAGGATCAACATCTAGAAATTATTGGATACGAAGTTCGTGCCATCAATCGACAACTATCGAAGTATATGTTGTGCCCACATTccgagagtgaaaaaaaagcaatgaGCACTGTTGAATGCTTATGTAAAACTGATACACATGCAGCATGTAGAAATGTAAATATAGATTCGGCAAGACATAgcaatattattaaattgGACATAAACCATGGTCGTTCCAAGCACAATCATGCAAAGAAACGGTTTCGTAACTCAGGGACTGCCTTCGAAAGACAATTCGAAGATGACTCTGAGCATCAAGATATGACGAAAATCGGAGTGCAGCATAAACCGTCTACCAGCAAGGGTGCGCAGACTGACACATCTtatgaaaatcaaataatcCAGACGATACCAGATGTACAAACAGGGCAATCGAATCGTTCGAAATCTGTTAATAACAAAGACGTTTCCTTGATGACTACATCACTACACTATAAAGATGCACGCCTTCCAACTCCATACAGAAATGAGCCTCCGATAGATCAATACTCATACGCAGTGAATGATGATCAAGTAAGCGGAAAACCATCGTGCTGTGCAGCACGCCCAGATATTAAGAATAGCTCATTGCCAGAAGAGAGTTTTAATAATACGAGGATACTACTCAatgttattgtaaaaatattggaaGCCGATAGCACACAGGAAGTACCaataaatttgcaaagaaCTTTGAATACAATGCTTGATACTTTTCAACAAATAACAACACTTCCACCAGCCAAAGTGGGATACCCCGAGGGTAATGTTAATGAATTAGAAGATGCTATGCATTACGATAATACGACAGACAGCACCCAGTATCGATTTCTTCCTTTAAACAAACATTCTAAGAGTCAACAGgtcgaaaacaaaaattcacaag AGTCACCTGCCAAGATAGTGAAGCTTGATGATTCGACTGAAAATTTAAGGCCACAGTCTCCTATTGAAAGACCTGTTTGTCTCAGCGGTATATCGGAAGACGAAACAACTATGTATCTTCTTCCAGGAGAGGTCAATAATGCAGTAAATAAAGATACTAGTGGAAACGAACTAAACCCTGCAGTTGTAACTCAAAAAAACCAATCAACCAATGAAACAGATACTAGATTAACTCAAATAAATGAAccatcaaatgaaaaaaatactagGAACGTTTTACAGAGTAGACTTCCAGATCATTCAAATGTATCGAACTCTATATCCGATCCAATTTTGGATTATACAAGTGAATTTGGTGGAAATGAAACCATTCCGTCGTCATCCCGGAACGTCAGCGAGAGTCTACCTGCAAGTCAACTAACAAAAGATTTCTTAGATGTTGTGAAATATACAATAATGATGGATCAAATGCTACAACCTAAGGAAAATG GAAACAACGAATGCTGCAAACAACCAGAAAAATCAACGGATTCAGGACATTT ACGAAAATGA
- the LOC124305811 gene encoding 2-amino-3-ketobutyrate coenzyme A ligase, mitochondrial encodes MYEGQLLCVLTGVLLIICTFSIQYLQISYHSIIPPAAKTAMISFIQSYNMRIIFKQPPWAKCHLRSSMSSLAAVLQPELESIKSAGTWKSERVITSPQSMKIRVGNGKEVLNFCANNYLGLSNNEEVVAAAKLALDKYGAGLSSVRFICGTQEIHKELEDKLSAFHKRQDTILYASCFDANAGIFETLLTADDAVISDELNHASIIDGIRLCKATRYRYKHRDMADLEEKLKQSASSRLKLIATDGIFSMDGTVAPLPKITELAKKYNALTFVDDCHATGFFGKTGRGTEEYFDLLPSIDIINSTLGKALGGAAGGYTTGPKELVDLLRQRSRPYLFSNSLPPPVVATGIKVLDLISDSTKFLERVSSNTEHFRSAMTSAGFTLSGDGHPICPVMLGDAKLASAFAERMLNKGIYVIGFSYPVVPKGKARIRVQISAAHTTEDIERAVDAFIQIGKELKVIS; translated from the exons ATGTATGAAGGTCAACTACTTTGCGTTTTGACTGGAGTTTTGTTAATCATATGTACTTTCTCCATCCAATATCTACAGATATCTTACCACAGCATAATTCCACCAGCAGCCAAGACTGCAATGATCAGTTTCATCCAAAGCTACAATAtgcgaataatatttaaacaac CTCCATGGGCAAAATGTCATCTACGATCTAGCATGAGTTCTTTGGCAGCAGTTCTACAGCCAGAATTAGAATCAattaaaagtgctggaacaTGGAAATCAGAACGAGTAATTACCTCACCACAGAGCATGAAGATTCGAGTTGGGAATGGAAAGGAAGTTTTGAATTTCTGCGCGAATAACTACTTGGGATTATCT AATAACGAAGAAGTAGTTGCAGCTGCTAAACTAGCTTTGGATAAATATGGAGCTGGTTTAAGTTCGGTAAGATTCATTTGCGGTACTCAAGAAATCCACAAAGAATTGGAAGATAAGTTATCAGCTTTTCACAAGAGACAAGATACAATTTTGTATGCGTCTTGCTTTGATGCAAATGCTgggatttttgaaactttattAACAGCAGACGATGCTGTAATAAGTGACGAATTGAATCATGCGTCAATCATTGATGGGATTCGACTTTGCAAAGCGACAAGATACAG GTATAAACATAGAGATATGGCAGACCTGGAAGAAAAGCTAAAACAAAGTGCCTCGTCGCGATTAAAATTGATCGCTACCGacggaatattttcaatggaTGGCACAGTTGCACCATTACCCAAAATTACTGAATTGGCGAAGAAATACAATGCCTTGACATTTGTCGATGATTGTCACGCGACAggattttttggaaaaactgGCAG agGAACGGAAGAGTATTTCGACCTACTTCCAAGCATTGACATAATAAATTCAACACTCGGAAAAGCCCTCGGCGGGGCAGCTGGTGGTTACACTACTGGACCAAAAGAGCTCGTTGATTTGTTAAGACAGCGTAGCAGACCATATTTGTTTTCTAATTCACTGCCGCCACCCGTCGTTGCTACAGGAATTAAG GTTCTTGACCTCATCTCTGATAGCACGAAATTTCTAGAACGTGTTTCTAGCAACACTGAACATTTTAGAAGCGCTATGACTTCGGCAGGATTCACTTTAAGTGGAGATGGACATCCGATTTGCCCAGTAATGCTTGGAGATGCAAAGCTGGCTTCAGCTTTTGCGGAACGAATGCtta ATAAAGGCATTTACGTGATTGGGTTCAGTTATCCCGTAGTACCAAAAGGCAAAGCAAGAATACGTGTTCAGATTAGCGCAGCTCACACGACAGAAGACATCGAGAGGGCGGTGGATGCTTTTATACAAATAGGAAAAGAACTTAAAGTCATATCGTAA
- the LOC124305855 gene encoding uncharacterized protein LOC124305855 yields MTIKWTERATVKLVILYGRHECLWNPFLPEFNKQLCCYQAYKEIVRCMNIPGLTVCDCVKRISFVKKQYCFELSKISAAISRGTFYKPKASWFEIMHELLFPYIQSESNNYNDDSRKDCDCSQDEEGDGDGDGCDNENPVIDGCECPPCECPPSENFEQDRASYSNRETYLDLPHKKHHRSKSRASKTRGSSKSPICSTRRNCVERNSASDLERSRPLPKFNKHGRSCTQTDNATNTRKTMCDKGNDVIRSMSTTKCAQVSKRCIDAGNRTSSLYISQSGVQTERKSTANTYTNCEHAEKAQCTMNDEFSLDDVCIDSAEGSGKKCNQYDEFDMFGKSVACQLRSLSLESAINLEKRIQDMMTEERLCCMKDSVAAKTGSKDCTCTCNECKECCSLEKDQTCACGVPVSKCLPLFPMKPSQCYGFGCN; encoded by the exons ATGACGATTAAATGGACAGAACGTGCAACGGTAAAACTGGTGATTCTTTACGGAAGACACGAATGCCTGTGGAATCCGTTTCTTCCAGAATTCAACAAGCAGCTTTGTTGTTATCAAGCTTACAAGGAAATTGTTCGGTGTATGAATATACCTGGGTTAACTGTATGCGATTGCGTCAAACGCATATCgtttgtgaaaaaacaatattgtTTTGAGCTTTCAAAAATTAGCGCTGCCATATCACGCGGCACTTTTTATAAGCCTAAAGCTAGTTGGTTTGAAATTATGCATGAACTGCTATTTCCATACATTCAATCAGAGTCCAACAATTACAACGATGATTCTAGAAAG GATTGTGATTGTTCGCAAGACGAAGAAGGAGATGGTGATGGTGACGGATGCGATAACGAAAACCCAGTGATTGACGGATGTGAATGCCCACCATGTGAATGTCCACCTTCTGAAAACTTTGAACAAGATCGCGCATCTTACTCAAATAGGGAAACATATTTGGATCTTCCTCACAAGAAACATCACCGTTCCAAGTCTCGTGCATCTAAAACTCGTGGTTCCTCCAAGTCACCAATATGCTCTACACGAAGAAATTGCGTAGAACGAAATTCTGCGTCAGATCTAGAGAGATCAAGACCGCTACCAAAATTTAACAAGCACGGTAGATCGTGCACACAAACTGACAACGCCACAAACACAAGAAAGACAATGTGCGATAAAGGAAACGATGTTATACGATCTATGAGCACGACAAAATGCGCCCAAGTATCAAAAAGATGTATAGATGCCGGCAACAGAACAAGCTCACTTTACATTAGTCAATCTGGCGTTCAAACTGAAAGAAAATCTACAGCAAATACTTACACGAATTGCGAACATGCAGAAAAGGCGCAATGCACAATG AATGATGAATTTTCGCTGGACGATGTCTGCATAGATTCCGCAGAAGGAAGTGGAAAGAAGTGTAACCAGTATGACGAATTTGACATGTTCGGGAAGAGTGTCGCTTGTCAGTTGCGTAGTCTCAGCTTAG AATCGGCTATCAATTTGGAGAAACGCATACAAGATATGATGACCGAAGAGCGACTATGCTGTATGAAAGACAGCGTAGCTGCAAAAACTGGTAGCAAAGATTGCACCTGCACTTGCAACGAATGCAAAGAATGTTGTTCTTTGGAAAAAGATCAAACTTGCGCATGCGGCGTACCGGTCAGCAAATGTTTGCCTTTATTTCCAATGAAACCCAGCCAATGTTACGGATTTGGATGTAAttaa